A window of the Dickeya dianthicola NCPPB 453 genome harbors these coding sequences:
- the ybbP gene encoding putative ABC transporter permease subunit YbbP, with translation MIWRWFWREWRSPSLLIVWLALTLSVACVLALGAISDRMEKGLSQQSRDFLAGDRVLRASRPVDENWLQQAQQQGLTQSRQVSFMTMTYAGDNAQLAQVKATDERYPLYGELKTQPAGLRVTPGTVLAAPRLLALLGLKVGDRLDVGDTTLTIAGELVQEPDAGFNPFEMAPRVLMNLADVDKTGAIQPGGRITWRYMFAGTPSQIARFSDVIKPQLKPDQRWYGMADSQSALGQSLQRSQQFLLLSALLTLLLSVAAVAVAMGHYCRSRYDLVAVLKTLGAGRQALRRLIIGQWVSVLALSALCGSLLGMGFEALLIRALSPVLPGELPAAGLWPWGWALGTLVLISLLVGIRPYRQLLATQPLRVLRQDVVANVWPLRYYLPAAAATVIGLLVVVSGGGALLWSLLGGMLALSLLLGVIGWGSLLLLRRLTLKTLSLRLAINRLLRQPWVTLGQLAAFSLSFMLLALLLLLRGDLLDRWQQQLPPGSPNYFVLNISADQVPQVTDFLAQHQVKPETFYPIIRARLTEINGLRATDLVHEDAPGGETVNRELNLTWLTQLPGHNPLVAGQWPPKAGEVSIEQGVAQRLGVKIGDSLTFTGDTQPFQATISSLRQVDWESLRPNFFFIFPPGSLDSQPQSWLTSFRYEGGDTLITQLNRQFPTLTVLDVGAILKQISTVLQQVGLALEVMVVLVLFCGALLLLAQIQVGMRQRRQELIVYRTLGAGRRLLRATLWWEFAVLGLSAGVAAALGAEAALWLLQRKVFDFPWQPNLWLWGGLPVVAALLLSLYGGWLGLRLLRGNALFRRYHA, from the coding sequence ATGATCTGGCGTTGGTTTTGGCGAGAATGGCGCTCGCCGTCGTTGCTGATTGTATGGCTGGCGTTGACGCTGTCGGTGGCCTGCGTGCTGGCGCTCGGCGCCATCAGCGATCGCATGGAAAAAGGGCTGAGCCAGCAGAGTCGGGATTTCCTGGCTGGCGACCGCGTGCTGCGGGCGTCCCGTCCGGTGGATGAGAACTGGCTGCAACAGGCGCAACAGCAGGGGCTGACCCAGAGCCGGCAGGTGTCGTTCATGACCATGACCTACGCGGGCGACAACGCGCAACTGGCGCAGGTCAAAGCCACCGACGAGCGTTATCCGCTGTATGGCGAGCTGAAAACCCAGCCGGCCGGGCTGCGGGTGACGCCGGGCACGGTGCTGGCCGCACCGCGCCTGCTGGCCTTGCTGGGGCTGAAGGTGGGTGACCGGCTGGATGTCGGGGATACCACATTAACCATCGCTGGGGAGCTGGTGCAGGAGCCGGATGCCGGCTTTAACCCGTTTGAGATGGCGCCGCGGGTGCTGATGAACCTGGCGGATGTGGACAAAACCGGCGCTATTCAGCCCGGCGGGCGTATTACCTGGCGCTATATGTTTGCCGGCACACCGTCGCAAATCGCCCGTTTCAGCGACGTTATCAAGCCGCAGTTGAAGCCGGATCAGCGCTGGTACGGCATGGCAGATTCGCAGAGCGCGCTGGGCCAATCCCTGCAACGCTCCCAGCAATTCCTGTTGCTGTCGGCGCTGTTGACCCTGCTGCTGTCGGTGGCGGCAGTGGCGGTGGCGATGGGGCATTACTGCCGTAGCCGCTACGACCTGGTAGCGGTGCTGAAAACGCTGGGCGCCGGGCGACAGGCGTTGCGCCGGTTGATTATCGGGCAGTGGGTATCGGTGCTGGCGTTGTCGGCGTTGTGCGGCAGCCTGCTGGGAATGGGGTTTGAGGCGTTGCTGATTCGCGCGCTCTCACCGGTGCTGCCCGGCGAATTGCCGGCCGCCGGGCTGTGGCCGTGGGGCTGGGCGCTGGGCACGCTGGTGCTGATTTCGCTGCTGGTGGGGATTCGTCCTTACCGGCAACTGCTGGCGACCCAGCCGCTGCGGGTGTTGCGTCAGGATGTGGTGGCGAATGTCTGGCCGCTGCGCTACTACCTGCCGGCGGCGGCGGCGACGGTGATCGGTTTGCTGGTGGTGGTGTCCGGCGGCGGCGCGCTGTTGTGGTCGTTGCTGGGCGGTATGCTGGCGCTGTCGCTGCTGCTGGGCGTCATTGGCTGGGGCAGCCTGCTACTGCTGCGCCGCCTGACGCTGAAAACGCTGTCGCTGCGTCTTGCCATTAACCGCCTGCTGCGTCAGCCGTGGGTGACGCTGGGCCAACTGGCGGCGTTTTCGCTGTCTTTCATGCTGCTGGCGCTGTTGCTGCTATTGCGCGGCGATTTACTGGATCGCTGGCAACAGCAGTTGCCGCCCGGCAGCCCTAATTATTTTGTGCTGAATATCAGCGCCGATCAGGTGCCGCAGGTCACGGATTTTCTGGCGCAGCATCAGGTGAAACCGGAAACGTTCTACCCGATCATTCGCGCCCGGCTGACGGAAATCAACGGGCTGCGGGCCACCGATCTGGTGCATGAGGATGCTCCCGGCGGGGAAACCGTCAACCGGGAACTGAACCTGACCTGGCTGACCCAACTGCCGGGCCATAATCCGTTGGTGGCGGGGCAGTGGCCGCCGAAAGCGGGCGAGGTGTCGATAGAGCAAGGGGTGGCGCAACGGCTTGGGGTGAAGATCGGCGATTCACTGACCTTCACCGGTGATACCCAGCCGTTTCAGGCCACCATCAGCAGCCTGCGGCAAGTGGACTGGGAAAGCCTGCGGCCGAATTTCTTCTTCATTTTTCCGCCCGGCTCGCTGGATAGTCAGCCGCAGTCATGGCTGACCAGTTTCCGCTACGAAGGCGGCGATACGCTGATTACCCAACTGAACCGTCAGTTCCCGACGCTGACGGTGCTGGATGTCGGCGCCATTCTGAAACAGATTAGCACCGTGTTGCAGCAGGTGGGGCTGGCGCTGGAAGTGATGGTGGTGCTGGTGCTGTTCTGCGGCGCACTGTTATTGCTGGCGCAGATTCAGGTCGGTATGCGTCAACGCCGCCAGGAACTTATCGTGTATCGCACACTGGGGGCCGGCCGGCGTCTGTTGCGCGCTACGCTGTGGTGGGAGTTTGCGGTATTGGGGCTGTCCGCCGGCGTGGCGGCGGCGCTGGGCGCGGAAGCGGCGTTATGGTTGCTGCAACGCAAGGTGTTCGATTTCCCGTGGCAGCCGAACCTGTGGCTGTGGGGCGGGCTGCCGGTAGTGGCGGCGCTGTTGCTGTCGCTGTACGGCGGCTGGCTGGGGCTGCGGCTGCTGCGCGGCAATGCGTTGTTTCGGCGTTATCACGCCTGA
- a CDS encoding TonB-dependent siderophore receptor: MNNFHWQKGWPLLALLPFSLQAATTPVATTPVATTPADSGTAANITKKQEDTMVVTASTPASGTRETGYQPHNAVTGTRTDSRLLDIPQAVNVVPQQVLDDQAARNLDEALYNVSGITQANTLGGTQDAVMKRGFGDNRDGSILRDGMRSIQARNVTPTTERVEVLKGPASMLYGWGEPGGMINIISKKPELVQKTHIEGWNSSFNGGGGQLDVTGPLGTSGLAYRMLVDHDETDYWRNFGRNRQTTLAPSLMWYGDNTTVRVSYEHMEYLTPFDRGTVIDSRTGKPVNTPRERRFDETYNATRGDQDTLTVQMENAINDRWKTKLNYAYSRNTYSDNQARAMSLNPNTGLLTRRADATQDAHSQSQNAQLTLNGDIDWGSINHQLLFGFDHEADRTHRGNMIRGATNNRFNIYNPVYGLLPASTSVIATESDQKEDVDSTGVFMQDAMRLDEHWMLLGGVRYDSFDVMSGKGRPFVTNTDRSDSRLVPRAGVVYNLTSYASLYTSYSESFKPNSAINKAIGATMEPEVGRSYEVGAKLDLPNRITANLALFDIQKRNVMVDELVNGETVTRTAGKIRSQGVEVDVAGKLTDSLSLIGSYAFTDARVTADPTNQGNEMANAARHTASLFLTNDFGNLGLHAGDDLRAGIGARYVGRRPGDAANSFFLDDYTVADAFIAYNVPINGYKVKWQLNIKNLFDKTYYPSSGSSQYVAIGDPREVVLRASVDF, translated from the coding sequence ATGAATAACTTTCACTGGCAAAAAGGCTGGCCGTTGCTGGCCCTGCTGCCTTTCAGTCTTCAGGCCGCTACTACACCGGTCGCTACTACACCGGTCGCTACGACACCGGCCGATAGCGGCACCGCGGCAAACATCACGAAAAAGCAGGAAGACACGATGGTGGTGACCGCCAGCACGCCGGCAAGCGGCACACGGGAAACCGGCTACCAGCCGCACAACGCCGTCACCGGCACCCGCACCGACAGCCGCCTGCTGGACATACCACAAGCCGTCAACGTAGTGCCGCAGCAGGTGCTGGACGATCAGGCGGCCAGGAATCTTGATGAAGCGTTGTACAACGTCAGCGGCATCACCCAGGCCAACACCCTTGGCGGGACGCAAGACGCGGTGATGAAGCGCGGTTTCGGCGATAACCGCGACGGCTCCATCCTGCGCGACGGCATGCGTTCGATTCAGGCGCGCAACGTCACCCCGACCACCGAGCGGGTGGAAGTGCTGAAAGGACCGGCGTCGATGCTATACGGCTGGGGCGAACCCGGCGGCATGATCAACATCATCAGCAAAAAGCCGGAACTGGTGCAGAAAACCCATATCGAAGGCTGGAACAGCAGCTTCAACGGCGGCGGCGGCCAGTTGGACGTCACCGGCCCGCTCGGCACCTCCGGCCTGGCCTATCGCATGCTCGTCGACCACGATGAAACCGACTACTGGCGCAACTTCGGCCGCAACCGCCAGACCACCCTTGCGCCGTCGCTGATGTGGTACGGCGACAACACCACCGTACGAGTCTCTTACGAGCACATGGAGTACCTGACGCCGTTCGATCGCGGCACGGTGATCGACAGCCGCACCGGCAAACCAGTCAATACCCCGCGCGAACGCCGGTTTGACGAAACCTACAACGCCACCCGCGGCGATCAGGACACCCTGACCGTCCAGATGGAAAACGCCATCAACGATCGCTGGAAAACCAAGCTGAACTACGCCTACAGCCGCAACACCTACAGCGACAATCAGGCGCGCGCCATGTCGCTTAATCCCAACACCGGACTACTGACACGCCGAGCCGATGCAACTCAGGACGCACACAGTCAGTCACAGAATGCGCAACTGACGCTGAATGGCGATATCGACTGGGGCAGCATCAACCATCAGTTGCTGTTCGGTTTCGATCACGAGGCTGACCGCACCCATCGCGGTAATATGATTCGTGGTGCAACAAATAACCGCTTTAATATCTACAACCCGGTGTACGGTTTACTCCCCGCATCCACATCTGTTATCGCTACAGAAAGTGATCAGAAAGAAGACGTCGATAGCACCGGCGTCTTCATGCAAGACGCCATGCGACTGGATGAGCATTGGATGTTGTTGGGCGGCGTACGCTATGACAGCTTTGATGTGATGTCAGGCAAAGGGCGCCCCTTCGTGACCAATACCGACAGGTCGGACAGCCGACTGGTGCCGCGTGCAGGCGTCGTGTACAACCTCACCTCTTACGCCTCGTTGTACACCAGTTACAGCGAATCCTTTAAGCCCAACTCCGCCATCAATAAAGCAATAGGGGCGACGATGGAGCCGGAAGTCGGTCGTTCCTATGAGGTCGGCGCCAAACTGGATCTCCCCAATCGCATTACCGCCAATCTGGCGTTATTTGATATTCAGAAGCGTAACGTGATGGTGGATGAACTGGTGAATGGAGAAACCGTTACCCGCACCGCCGGCAAGATTCGTTCACAAGGGGTGGAAGTGGACGTAGCGGGCAAACTGACCGACAGCCTGAGCCTGATCGGTTCCTATGCCTTTACCGATGCCCGCGTCACCGCAGACCCAACGAATCAGGGCAATGAAATGGCCAACGCGGCGCGCCATACCGCCTCATTGTTCCTGACCAATGACTTCGGCAATCTGGGCCTGCACGCCGGCGATGACCTGCGCGCAGGCATTGGCGCTCGTTATGTCGGCCGTCGTCCCGGCGACGCCGCCAACAGCTTCTTCCTTGACGACTACACCGTAGCGGATGCCTTTATCGCCTATAACGTGCCGATCAACGGTTACAAGGTGAAATGGCAACTGAACATCAAAAACCTGTTCGACAAGACCTATTACCCCTCCAGCGGCAGTAGCCAATATGTGGCGATTGGCGACCCGCGTGAAGTGGTGTTGCGCGCCAGCGTTGATTTTTAA
- a CDS encoding ABC transporter substrate-binding protein, with protein MRIVFLLLAALWFSPLAQAKTVTDITGRQVAIPDNPQRIVLGESRMLYTLALLEPGNPAQRVVGWPGDLARYDAQSWGRYTAKFPDIARIPQLGNGNLNSVNAEALLPLKPDLVILPRLAKGTDNEQSIQQALTQAGIPYIYVDLRVDLLKNTVPSLRLLGDVLNQSSRADAFISFYQQHMDTIKARLAQYQGRKTTVMLHLHLGRRDTCCTTAVNGNLGELLAFAGGDNIAAGKVKGVYGELSPEQALAARPDVYIATGMAGPDGKRLSDLMLGPDVTPRQAGDSFRTLLMQEPLLSHLSAVGTGRAWSMWHNFYLSPYHVVMVEMFAKALYPTLFGDIDPQRTLQQLYQQFLSIDFSGTYWSQLTHE; from the coding sequence ATGCGCATCGTTTTTCTCCTCCTTGCCGCCCTCTGGTTCAGCCCGCTGGCGCAGGCCAAAACCGTCACCGACATTACCGGTCGTCAGGTCGCCATTCCCGATAACCCGCAGCGCATTGTGCTGGGCGAAAGCCGCATGCTGTATACGTTGGCCTTGCTGGAACCGGGCAACCCGGCGCAGCGCGTGGTGGGATGGCCGGGCGACCTGGCGCGTTACGATGCCCAAAGCTGGGGCCGCTACACCGCGAAATTTCCCGACATCGCCCGTATCCCGCAGTTGGGTAACGGCAATCTCAACAGCGTCAATGCGGAAGCCCTGCTGCCGTTAAAACCGGATCTGGTGATCCTGCCGCGGCTGGCCAAAGGCACCGACAACGAACAAAGCATCCAGCAGGCGCTGACTCAGGCGGGCATCCCGTATATCTATGTCGATCTGCGCGTCGATCTGCTGAAAAACACCGTGCCCAGCCTGCGCCTGCTCGGTGACGTGCTCAATCAGTCGTCACGCGCCGACGCGTTTATCTCGTTCTACCAGCAGCACATGGACACCATAAAAGCACGACTGGCGCAGTATCAGGGCCGCAAGACCACGGTGATGCTGCATCTGCATCTTGGCCGCCGCGACACCTGCTGCACCACCGCGGTCAACGGCAATCTCGGCGAACTGCTGGCCTTCGCCGGCGGCGATAACATCGCGGCCGGCAAGGTGAAAGGCGTATACGGCGAACTGAGTCCGGAGCAGGCGTTAGCCGCCAGACCGGATGTCTACATCGCCACCGGCATGGCCGGGCCGGACGGCAAACGCCTTTCCGACCTGATGCTCGGCCCGGACGTCACGCCCCGGCAGGCCGGCGACAGCTTTCGCACCCTGCTGATGCAGGAACCACTGCTCTCGCACTTGAGCGCCGTCGGCACCGGCCGCGCCTGGAGCATGTGGCACAACTTTTATCTCAGCCCGTACCACGTGGTGATGGTGGAAATGTTCGCCAAAGCCCTCTACCCGACGCTGTTTGGCGACATCGACCCGCAGCGCACCTTACAACAACTCTATCAACAGTTTTTATCGATTGATTTTTCAGGGACCTATTGGAGTCAGTTAACACATGAATAA
- a CDS encoding amino acid ABC transporter permease has protein sequence MSRSSAETPSHLPPAPERAGFGFRLRASLTWLVLLSLLLWLFSFMDLDTGLIRQKLPSMLGMHLSPDGFIQGAVLSVVITVISMLFCIVLAVITAAGRLSSSAIAFGCATFYVSLFRGTPLLVQVLIIYLALPQVGIVMSAFASGIIALSLNYGAYLAETIRSGVFAVPRGQKEAAMALGLSRWVITTHVVAPQALRIIIPPAGSQFISMIKDSSLVSLMGLWELNFLAQSYGRSTYHYMEMLTTAAVIYWLLSIGLELLQGRLERRFGRGYEHHDGKKPS, from the coding sequence ATGTCGCGTTCGTCCGCTGAAACCCCGTCTCACCTGCCGCCGGCGCCTGAACGCGCCGGCTTTGGTTTTCGTCTGCGCGCCAGCCTGACCTGGCTGGTGCTGCTCAGCTTGCTGCTGTGGCTGTTTTCGTTTATGGATCTGGACACCGGCCTGATCCGGCAAAAACTGCCCTCCATGCTGGGGATGCACCTGTCGCCGGACGGTTTCATTCAGGGGGCGGTGCTGAGCGTCGTCATTACCGTCATTTCAATGCTGTTTTGCATCGTACTGGCGGTGATCACCGCCGCTGGCCGGCTCTCTTCCAGCGCCATTGCTTTCGGCTGCGCCACGTTTTACGTCTCGCTGTTTCGCGGCACGCCGCTGCTGGTGCAGGTGCTGATCATCTACCTCGCGCTGCCGCAGGTCGGTATCGTAATGAGCGCCTTTGCCTCCGGCATCATCGCGCTGTCGCTAAACTATGGCGCCTATCTGGCGGAAACCATCCGCAGCGGCGTATTCGCGGTTCCCCGCGGTCAGAAGGAAGCCGCTATGGCGCTGGGGCTGTCGCGTTGGGTGATCACCACCCACGTGGTGGCGCCGCAGGCACTGCGCATCATCATTCCGCCAGCTGGCTCTCAATTTATTTCGATGATCAAAGACTCTTCGCTGGTGTCGCTGATGGGCCTGTGGGAACTGAACTTTCTGGCGCAGTCTTACGGCCGCAGCACCTACCACTACATGGAGATGCTCACTACCGCCGCCGTCATTTACTGGCTGCTGTCCATCGGGCTGGAATTGCTGCAAGGCCGGCTGGAACGTCGCTTTGGCCGCGGTTACGAGCACCACGACGGTAAAAAGCCCTCCTGA
- a CDS encoding ABC transporter substrate-binding protein: MKKRLALMALGLSAYFMLSAAQAGSTLDRVKQTGVVRNVLFNDYPPFSYLDDKNQLVGFDVDVANAVAQKLGAKLELATPGWETIVGGKWQGRWDMCICSMTPNAERAKVLDFAAPYYSTFAVLIAHKDEKNIQSAADLSNKKVGLGLGSSYENYLNKSLVIPGGKPIAFPFDHVQAVPTDEDMAFRNLALGPGKRLDAVISDRITAKPRIEKLPQLRILQELYAEPNWIAVDKGDPEWSKTLANAIAALRADGTLKTISMKWFGEDITGVAP; encoded by the coding sequence ATGAAAAAACGTCTCGCACTGATGGCGCTCGGCCTGAGCGCCTATTTTATGCTCAGCGCCGCGCAGGCCGGCAGCACGCTCGACCGGGTGAAACAGACCGGTGTAGTCCGCAACGTGCTGTTCAATGACTATCCGCCATTCAGCTATCTCGACGATAAAAACCAGCTGGTTGGCTTCGATGTGGACGTCGCCAACGCGGTGGCGCAGAAACTGGGCGCCAAACTGGAACTGGCGACGCCGGGTTGGGAAACCATCGTCGGCGGCAAGTGGCAAGGCCGCTGGGACATGTGCATCTGCTCCATGACCCCGAATGCCGAGCGTGCCAAAGTGCTGGACTTCGCCGCCCCTTACTACAGCACCTTCGCCGTGCTGATCGCCCATAAAGATGAGAAAAACATCCAATCCGCCGCCGACCTGAGCAACAAGAAAGTCGGGCTGGGGCTGGGTTCCAGCTACGAGAACTACCTCAACAAAAGCCTGGTGATCCCAGGCGGCAAACCGATCGCCTTCCCGTTCGATCATGTGCAGGCGGTGCCCACCGATGAAGACATGGCGTTCCGCAATCTGGCGCTGGGCCCGGGTAAACGGCTGGACGCGGTGATTTCCGATCGCATCACCGCCAAACCGCGCATCGAGAAGCTGCCGCAACTGCGTATCCTGCAGGAACTGTATGCCGAACCAAACTGGATTGCCGTCGATAAAGGCGACCCGGAATGGAGTAAAACGCTGGCCAACGCCATCGCCGCGCTGCGCGCCGACGGCACGCTGAAAACCATCTCCATGAAGTGGTTTGGCGAAGACATCACCGGGGTCGCCCCGTAA
- the mglC gene encoding galactose/methyl galactoside ABC transporter permease MglC, protein MKATTKKSALTWLKDSGIYAVLLVLLVIIIIQDPTFLSLTNLSNILTQSSVRVIIALGVAGLIVTQGTDLSAGRQVGLAAVVAATLLQAMDNSNKVFPSLETMSIPLVILIVCVIGAVIGLVNGIIIAYLKVTPFITTLGTMIIVYGINSLYYDVVGASPIAGFDERFSTFAQGVIRFGDFKLSYITFYAVIAAVFVWILWNKTRFGKNIFAIGGNPEAAKVSGVNVSLNLILVYMLSGVFYAFGGMLEAGRIGSATNNLGFMYELDAIAACVVGGVSFAGGVGTVAGVVTGVIIFTLINYGLTYIGVSPYWQYIIKGGIIIFAVALDSLKYARKK, encoded by the coding sequence ATGAAAGCTACAACTAAAAAAAGTGCGCTCACCTGGCTGAAAGACAGCGGCATTTACGCCGTGCTGCTGGTATTGCTGGTGATTATTATTATCCAGGACCCCACCTTCCTTAGTCTCACCAACCTGAGCAACATTCTGACCCAGTCCTCGGTGCGCGTGATTATTGCGCTCGGCGTGGCTGGGCTTATCGTCACTCAGGGCACCGACCTGTCGGCCGGTCGCCAGGTTGGCCTCGCCGCGGTGGTCGCTGCCACCCTGTTACAGGCGATGGACAACAGCAACAAAGTGTTCCCGAGTCTGGAAACCATGTCGATTCCGTTGGTTATCCTGATCGTCTGCGTCATTGGCGCGGTGATTGGTCTGGTCAACGGCATCATCATCGCCTACCTGAAAGTGACGCCGTTCATTACCACACTGGGCACGATGATCATCGTCTACGGCATCAACTCGCTGTACTACGACGTGGTCGGCGCCTCGCCGATCGCCGGCTTTGACGAACGCTTCTCCACCTTCGCGCAGGGGGTTATCCGCTTCGGTGACTTCAAACTGTCCTATATCACCTTCTATGCGGTGATTGCGGCGGTGTTCGTGTGGATTCTGTGGAACAAGACCCGCTTTGGCAAAAATATTTTCGCCATCGGCGGCAATCCGGAAGCAGCCAAAGTTTCCGGTGTAAACGTATCGCTGAACCTGATCCTGGTGTACATGCTGTCCGGTGTGTTCTATGCCTTCGGCGGTATGCTGGAAGCGGGCCGTATCGGCAGCGCCACCAACAACCTGGGCTTTATGTACGAACTCGACGCCATCGCCGCGTGCGTGGTCGGCGGCGTGTCCTTTGCCGGCGGTGTGGGTACGGTGGCCGGCGTGGTGACCGGGGTTATCATCTTCACCCTCATCAACTACGGCCTGACTTACATTGGCGTCAGCCCTTACTGGCAGTACATCATCAAAGGCGGCATCATCATCTTCGCCGTGGCGCTGGACTCCCTGAAATACGCGCGCAAGAAATAA
- the mglA gene encoding galactose/methyl galactoside ABC transporter ATP-binding protein MglA, with the protein MTSDTLTTQREFLLEMTNISKSFPGVKALDNVNLKVRPHSIHALMGENGAGKSTLLKCLFGIYQKDSGSIQFQGQEVDFKSAKEALENGVSMVHQELNLVLQRSVMDNMWLGRYPEKGLFVDQDKMYRDTKAIFDELDIDIDPRDKVASLSVSQMQMIEIAKAFSYNAKIVIMDEPTSSLTEKEVNHLFTIIRKLKDRGCGIVYISHKMEEIFQLCDDITILRDGQWVATQPLDGLNMDQIIAMMVGRALNQRFPDKTNIPGEVMLEVRGLTSMRQPSIRDVSFELRQGEILGIAGLVGAKRTDIVETLFGIREKLGGTIKLHGKDINNHTANEAINNGFALVTEERRSTGIYAYLDVGFNSLISNIHKYKNSLGLLDNKRMKSDVQWVIDSMRVKTPGHHTAIGSLSGGNQQKVIIGRWLLTQPEILMLDEPTRGIDVGAKFEIYQLISELAKKGKGIIIISSEMPELLGITDRILVMSNGLVAGIVETKNTTQNEILRLASLHL; encoded by the coding sequence ATGACCAGTGACACTCTAACCACTCAGCGCGAATTCCTGCTGGAGATGACCAACATCAGTAAGTCGTTTCCCGGTGTAAAGGCATTGGATAATGTCAACCTGAAGGTGCGCCCCCACTCCATCCATGCCTTGATGGGGGAAAACGGCGCAGGAAAATCGACGCTACTGAAATGTCTGTTCGGCATTTATCAGAAAGATTCAGGCAGCATTCAATTCCAGGGGCAGGAAGTCGATTTCAAAAGCGCCAAAGAAGCGCTGGAGAATGGCGTATCTATGGTGCATCAGGAATTGAACCTGGTTTTGCAACGTTCGGTCATGGATAACATGTGGCTCGGCCGTTACCCGGAAAAAGGGTTGTTCGTCGATCAGGACAAAATGTATCGCGACACCAAAGCGATTTTCGATGAACTGGATATCGATATCGATCCGCGGGACAAAGTGGCTTCGCTGTCGGTGTCGCAAATGCAGATGATCGAAATTGCCAAGGCGTTCTCCTACAACGCCAAAATCGTCATCATGGACGAACCCACCTCGTCGCTGACGGAAAAAGAGGTGAACCACCTGTTCACTATCATCCGCAAGCTGAAAGACCGGGGCTGCGGCATCGTTTACATCTCCCACAAGATGGAAGAGATCTTCCAACTATGTGATGACATCACCATACTGCGCGATGGTCAGTGGGTCGCCACCCAGCCGCTGGATGGCCTGAATATGGACCAGATCATCGCCATGATGGTCGGCCGCGCCCTCAATCAACGTTTTCCGGACAAAACCAACATCCCCGGCGAGGTAATGCTGGAAGTGCGCGGCCTGACCTCGATGCGCCAGCCGTCGATCCGCGATGTGTCGTTCGAACTGCGTCAAGGCGAGATTCTGGGGATTGCCGGTCTGGTCGGCGCCAAACGCACCGACATCGTCGAAACCCTGTTCGGTATCCGCGAAAAACTCGGCGGTACCATCAAACTGCACGGCAAAGACATCAACAACCATACCGCCAACGAAGCCATCAACAACGGTTTCGCACTGGTGACCGAAGAGCGCCGTTCCACCGGGATCTACGCCTATCTGGATGTCGGCTTCAACTCGCTGATTTCCAACATTCACAAATACAAGAACAGCCTCGGCCTGCTGGACAACAAGCGCATGAAAAGCGATGTGCAGTGGGTGATTGACTCCATGCGGGTCAAAACCCCCGGCCACCACACCGCCATCGGCTCGCTGTCCGGCGGTAACCAGCAGAAGGTGATCATCGGACGCTGGCTGCTGACGCAGCCGGAAATCCTGATGCTGGACGAACCGACTCGCGGCATTGACGTGGGCGCCAAATTCGAGATTTATCAGTTGATTTCAGAGCTGGCGAAAAAGGGTAAAGGAATCATCATCATCTCGTCTGAAATGCCGGAATTGCTGGGCATCACCGACCGCATTCTGGTGATGAGTAATGGCCTCGTCGCAGGCATTGTCGAAACCAAGAACACCACGCAGAACGAAATTCTCCGTTTAGCGTCGTTACACCTTTAA